AAACGTATTCTCGACAAAGAGGGTGAGCAGATGCTGGCGGCTGCTGGCAAAAATCGCATCGTCACCCTCGATATCCCCGGCAAACCCTGGGATACGCCGCAGCTTGCAAATGAACTGGAACGCTGGAAGCAGGACGGACGCGATGTCAGTCTGCTTATCGGTGGCCCGGAAGGGTTATCCCCCGCCTGCAAAGCGGCAGCAGAACAAAGTTGGTCTCTCTCTGCGCTGACACTCCCGCACCCGCTGGTGCGCGTGCTGGTGGCTGAAAGCCTGTATCGCGCATGGAGTATTACCACCAACCATCCTTACCACCGTGAGTAATGACGAGTCTTAGGTAGATTAAGCAGCGGATGAAATTACAGAATTCTTTTCGCGACTATACGGCTGAGTCCGCGCTGTTTGTACGCCGGGCAGTGGTCGCCTTTACGGGGATTTTGCTGCTTACCGGCGTGCTGATCGCTAACCTTTATAACCTGCAAATCGTCCGTTTTGCGGACTACCAGACCCGTTCTAACGAAAACCGCATCAAACTGGTTCCCATCGCGCCAAGCCGCGGCATTATTTACGATCGCAACGGCACGCCGCTGGCACTTAATCGCACCATTTACCAGGTCGAAATGATGCCGGAGAAGGTCGATAACGTGCAGCAAACGCTGGATGCCCTGCGCGACGTGGTAGATCTGACCGATGACGATATTGCCAACTTCAAAAAAGAGCGCTCGCGTTCGCACCGCTTCACGTCAATTCCGGTAAAAACCAACCTGACCGAAGTCCAGGTGGCGCGCTTTGCCGTTAACCAGTACCGCTTTCCCGGCGTGGAAGTAAAAGGCTACAAACGCCGCTACTATCCTTACGGCTCCGCACTGACTCATGTTATCGGCTACGTCTCGAAAATTAACGATAAAGACGTCGAGCGGCTGGATAAAGAGGGCAAACTGGCCAACTATGCTGCCACGCACGATATCGGTAAGCTGGGCATTGAGCGCTATTACGAAGATGTCCTGCACGGCCAGACCGGTTACGAAGAGGTTGAAGTTAACAACCGCGGCCGCGTGATCCGCCAGCTTAAAGAAGTGCCGCCGCAGGCCGGGCACGATATCTACCTGACGCTGGATTTGAAATTGCAGCAGTACATCGAAACGCTGCTTGCTGGCAGCCGTGCTGCGGTGGTTGTCACCGATCCGCGTAACGGCAGCATTCTCGCGCTGGTATCGATGCCGAGCTACGATCCCAACCTGTTTGTCGATGGTATCTCCAGCAAAGATTATTCATCACTGCTTAATGACCCGAACACACCATTGATCAACCGCGCCACGCAGGGGGTTTACCCTCCGGCATCAACGGTGAAACCGTATGTGGCGGTTTCCGCGCTCAGTGCTGGCGCGATCACCCGTAATACCAGCCTGTTCGATCCCGGCTGGTGGCAGCTGCCGGGCTCTGATAAACGCTACCGCGACTGGAAAAAATGGGGCCACGGCCATTTGAACGTCACCAAAGCGCTGGAAGAATCCGCAGATACCTTCTTCTACCAGGTTGCTTATGACATGGGCATCGATCGCCTGTCGGAGTGGATGGGGAAATTTGGTTACGGCCACTATACCGGCGTCGATCTGTCGGAAGAGCGCTCAGGTAACATGCCGACGCGCGAGTGGAAATTGAAACGCTTTAAGAAGCCATGGTATCAGGGCGACACCATCCCGGTAGGGATTGGCCAGGGCTACTGGACGGCAACGCCATTGCAGATGAATAAAGCGATGATGATCCTGATTAATGACGGTATCGTCAAAGTGCCGCACCTGCTGATGAGCACGGTGGAAAACGGCCAACAGGTGCCGTGGAAACAGCCAGCCGAGCCGCCGGTCGGCGATATTCACTCCGGCTACTGGGAGATCGCCAAAGACGGCATGTACGGCGTGGCGAACCGCCCGAATGGGACCGGCCACAAATACTTTGCCGATGCACCGTATAAAGTTGCAGCGAAATCCGGTACGGCGCAGGTTTTTGGCCTGAAAGCGAATGAAACTTATAACGCGCACCGGATCGCTGAGCGCCTGCGTGACCATAAACTGATGACGGCGTTTGCGCCGTATGATAATCCGCAGGTCGCCGTCGCGATGATTCTGGAAAACGGCGGCGCAGGGCCGGCTGTCGGGACCATTATGCGCCAGATCCTCGACCACATTATGCTTGGCGATAACAACACGGATTTGCCAGCGGAAAACCCCTCAACGGCAGCGGCGGAGGACCAATAATCATGACGGATAATCCGAACAAAAAATCGTTCTGGGACAAAATACATATCGATCCCACGATGTTGCTTATCATCCTCGCGCTGCTGTTTTACAGCGCGATCGTAATCTGGAGCGCCAGCGGCCAGGACATTGGCATGACCGAACGTAAAATCGGCCAGATCGCCATGGGGCTGATTATCATGGTGGTGCTGGCACAAGTGCCGCCACGCGTTTATGAAGGCTGGGCGCCCTATCTCTACATTTTCTGCATCATCCTGCTGGTAGCGGTGGATGCTTTCGGCGCGATATCCAAAGGCGCGCAGCGCTGGCTCGATCTCGGCGTTGTCCGTTTTCAGCCTTCCGAGATTGCGAAAATCGCCGTGCCGCTGATGGTGGCGCGCTTTATTAACCGCGACGTTTGCCCGCCTTCGCTGAAAAACACCGCTATTGCGCTGGCGCTGATCTTTCTGCCAACGCTGCTGGTGGCGGCGCAACCGGATCTGGGTACCTCGATCCTGGTGGTGCTCTCCGGGCTATTTGTTCTGTTCCTTTCCGGCCTGAGCTGGCGGCTGATCGCTATTGCCGCAGTGCTGGTGGCGGCGTTTATTCCGGTGCTATGGTTCTTCCTGATGCACGATTATCAGCGCCAGCGCGTAATGATGTTGCTCGATCCGGAAACCGATCCGCTCGGCGCAGGCTACCATATTATTCAGTCGAAAATTGCTATCGGCTCCGGCGGTCTGAGCGGCAAAGGCTGGCTGCACGGTACGCAATCGCAGCTGGAGTTCCTGCCCGAACGCCACACCGACTTTATCTTCGCCGTGCTGGCGGAAGAGCTGGGGCTGATCGGGATACTGATTTTGCTGGCGCTGTATGTGCTGCTGATTATGCGCGGGTTATGGATTGCCGCGCGGGCGCAAACCACTTTTGGCCGCGTCATGGCCGGCGGTTTGATGTTGATTTTATTCGTTTATGTGTTCGTAAATATTGGTATGGTGAGTGGCATACTGCCGGTGGTCGGCGTACCGTTGCCACTGATCAGTTACGGGGGATCAGCCCTGATCGTACTCATGGCCGGGTTTGGTATCGTTATGTCGATCCATACTCACAGGAAAATGTTGTCTAAGAACGTCTAAGAGGTGCGCAATGCGTAAGCAATGGCTGGGGATCTGCATAGCTGCGGGGTTACTGGCGGCATGTTCAAATGATGGTGGTCAGCAGCAGACGACCGTAGCGCCTCAACCAGCGGTGTGTACTGGTCCTGTCGTTGAGATCAGCGGCGCGGAGCCTCATTACGAAGCACCGAACGCCACGGCAAATCAGGATTATGAGCGCGATGGCAAGAGCTACAAAATCGTTCAGGATCCCTCCCGTTTCAGCCAGGCCGGTTTAGCCGCCATTTATGATGCTGAGCCGGGCAGCAATCTGACCGCTTCCGGCGAAGCGTTCGATCCTATGCAACTGACGGCAGCCCATCCGACGCTGCCAATCCCAAGCTACGCGCGTATCACCAACCTGGCGAACGGCCGCATGATTGTGGTTCGTATTAACGATCGTGGGCCGTATGGTAACGACCGGGTGATCTCGTTGTCGCGCGCGGCAGCGGATCGCCTGAACACGTCGAATAACACCAAAGTGCGTATCGACCCCATTATCGTCGCCCAGGATGGTTCACTTTCCGGGCCGGGCACTGTCTGTACTAAGGTCGCGCAGCAAACCTATGTGCTGCCCGCGCGTCCCGATCTCGGCGGCGGTCTGGGCAGTGTCTCTTCCGCACCGCAGCCTGTACAGCCGCAGGGCAACGTTCAGGCCATCAGTAACGATACGCTAAAAAGCAGCGATACCACTGGCGCGCCGGTAACTAGCGGCGGCTTCCTCGGCGCACCGACGCCGCTCGCCAGCGGCGTGCTGGAAGGCAGTGAAACAGCGCAACCGGCCGCAACGGCTACCACGACACCGGTCGCGCAAACCGCCACGCCGGTGACGCAAACCGTAATGCCAGCAACCCGCACTTCGCCGGTTACTGCGCCGGGTTCTGTTCAGGGACACGTGCAGAGTTCTGTCGCCGCCAGCAGCGCAACAGCAGCTGCCAGTAGCGGCTATATGGTGCAGGTCGGTGCCGTCAGCGATCAGGCTCGCGCGCAGCAGTATCAGCAGCGCCTGGCGCAGCAGTTTTCTGTACCGGGCCGCGTGACGCAGAACGGTGCGGTATGGCGCGTTCAGCTTGGGCCGTTTAGCACCAAAGCAGATGCCAGTGCACTGCAGCAGCGGTTGCAGAATGAAGCGCAGTTGCAGTCTTTTATCACTGGCGCACAGTAATTGGGTAAGGCGTCTGACTTTGTCAGCTTATGTAAGCAGCATTAACAAAGTCATGCTTAAAGTCAGATGCCTGCCGATATAGCTTTTGCTATAGTAAGGCACTTTTTTTAACTCCATCACGGATGTCGTTGTTCGACCATGAAGACCACTTTTTCCGTTCGTTTTGTGCAGCGCCTGGCGCTCACCACCGCGCTGACCGCAGCGTCTCTTACCGTTGCCCATGCCGATGATCTGAATATCAAAACCATGATCCCAGGCGTTCCGCAGATTGATGCCGAATCTTACATCCTGATCGATTACAACTCCGGTAAAGTGCTGGCGGAACAGAACGCCGACGCGCGCCGCGACCCGGCGAGCCTGACCAAAATGATGACCAGCTATGTCATCGGCCAGGCGATGAAAGCGGGCAAATTTAAAGACAGCGATTTGGTGACTATCGGTAACGATGCATGGGCGACCGGCAACCCGGTATTCCGTGGTTCTTCGCTGATGTTCCTGAAACCAGGCATGCAGGTGCCGGTTTCTCAGTTGATTCGCGGTATCAACCTGCAATCCGGTAACGACGCTTGCGTGGCGATGGCCGATTATGTTGCAGGCAGCCAGGATGCATTCGTCGGTCTGATGAACAACTATGTGAATGCGCTCGGTTTGAAGAACAGCCACTTCCAGACGGTTCACGGTCTGGATGCTGATGGCCAGTACAGCTCCGCGCGCGATATGGCGCTGATTGGCCAGGCATTAATCCGCGACGTACCGAACGAATACGCCATCTATAAAGAAAAAGAGTTTACCTTTAACGGCATTCGCCAGACCAACCGTAATGGCCTGCTGTGGGATAACAGCCTGAACGTGGACGGTATCAAAACCGGCCATACCGACAAAGCGGGTTATAACCTGGTGGCTTCAGCAACGGACGGTCCAATGCGCCTGATCTCTGCCGTCATGGGTGGCCGTACCTTTAAAGGCCGCGAAACCGAAAGCAAAAAACTGCTGACCTGGGGCTTCCGCTTCTTTGAAACCGCCAGTCCGCTGAAAGCCGGTAAAGAGTTCGCTTCTGAGCCAGCCTGGTTTGGCGACAGCGATCGCGCATCGTTAGGCGTCGATAAAGACGTTTATCTGACCATTCCACGCGGCCGTATGAAAGACCTGAAAGCCAGCTATGTGCTGAACACCAGCGAACTGCACGCGCCGCTGCAGAAAAACCAGGTTGTTGGTTCCATTAACTTCCAGTTAGATGGCAAAACCATCGAGCAACGCCCGCTGGTGGTGTTGCAGGAGATCCCGGAAGGCAATTTCTTCGGCAAAATCATTGATTACATTAAATTGATGTTCCATCACTGGTTTGGTTAAAAATTGAACACTTGAAAGTGTGATTTCCGTCCCCATATACTTAGCATCTCAGAAAAACTCCTGCCCATCCGGCAGGAGTTATTATTTTTTACGCCGGAGCTGACATGAAAACCAATCTCAAAGAACTGCTTGAATTCCCGACACCCTTTACTTACAAAGTGATGGGTCTGGCGAAGCCAGAGCTGGTTGATCTGGTGGTTGAAGTGGTACAGCGCCACGCGCCAGGTGATTACTCCCCGCAGGTAAAACCGAGCAGCAAAGGCAATTACCACTCGGTATCTATCACCATCACGGCCACCCATATTGAGCAGGTTGAAACGTTGTACGAAGAACTCGGCAACATTGAAATTGTGCGTATGGTTCTGTAATCGTTTGGCGTTACCCGGAAACATTCGGGTAACGTTTTCGCTGTGATATACTCCCCCCACTCTTTTCTCCGCCGGAGATGCCGTTTTGTCTCAGGACACCATTCTTATCCGCAATCTGGGCCTGCAATCTTACGAGCCAGTGTCCCAAAAAATGCATGACTTCACCGATACCCGCAACGATACAACGCCCGATGAAATCTGGCTGGTAGAGCACTACCCTGTGTTTACTCAGGGCCAGGCCGGTAAAGCTGAGCACGTTCTGGCACCCGGCGACATTCCGGTGATCCAGAGCGATCGCGGCGGCCAGGTGACCTATCACGGACCAGGCCAGCAGGTGATGTACGTGCTTATCAATCTGAAACGCCGCAAAATTGGCGTGCGTGAACTTGTTACGTTACTGGAAAATACGGTGATCAACACGCTGGCAACCCAGGGTATCAAGGCGCAAGCGCGCGCTGATGCACCAGGCGTTTATGTACAGGGCAAGAAGATTTGTTCGCTGGGTTTACGTATCCGTAAAGGTTGCTCATTTCATGGTCTGGCTTTAAATATCGACATGGATCTGGCGCCGTTTATGCGCATCAATCCGTGTGGCTATGCCGGGATGGAAATGACACAGGTCAGCCAACTGACGGAAAATACTGGGGTGGATAAAATAAGGCCAATCCTTGTTCAGCAATTTTTAGCGTTACTAAACAATCCACCCCATCAATATATGGATGCTTAATATATCATGTATTTTGACCCGCATTTCGTGCGGGTCATTATTTTATTGGCATGTTAGCGCTTTACAACAGATGCCTTATTCTCTATTTTCAACCTACCTGCCTTGTCTGGCAAATATGCATTACGGTGCTATTCCGGGCTTCGTATGCGTGCTTCAGGCCAGCAATTTTGAGCGCAATGTTCGCATCACGATGAAAAAACTACGTAATGATGATGCATGACAGGATGTTAACTCAAATTAATAATCAACTAAAAAACAAATTCAACTATCATTCATATTGCGAATGATTATGGAGCACTAGCGTGGATAATAATAACCAACCGGAAAAGCGAATAACCGTGCGCCCTGAAGATGATAAGCCGCAAATCTTCCGGACGCTGCGCAATATTGATCTCAACTTACTGACGATTTTTGAGGCAGTATATGTTCATAAAGGGATCGTTAACGCGGCAAAAGTGCTTAACCTCACGCCTTCGGCTATTAGCCAGTCGATTCAGAAACTGCGCTTAATATTTCCAGATCCGCTTTTTATTCGTAAAGGCCAGGGCGTTACGCCGACAGCCTATGCATCGCATTTACATGAATATATCAGCCAGGGGCTGGAGTCGATCCTTGGCGCGTTGGATCTTACCGGTAGCTATGACAAACAACGCACCATTACGATTGGCACGCCGCCATCGATCGGCGCATTAGTTATTCCGACTATCTTTCAGGCTATTAAAGAGAGCGCGCCGCAACTGATGATGCGTAATATTCCGGTAAACGACGCTGAAAGCCAGCTTAGCCAGTTCCAGACGGATTTGATTATTGATACGCATATTGCCAGTTCGCGCACGCTCAATCATCACGTGTTGTATAGCGACCGGATGATGCTGGTGTGTCGTAAAGGGCATCCTTGTCTGAATGAGTCGATCAACGAAGAGGTTTTGCAAAAGTATGAGCACACGTTGCTGATGCTGGAAGGGCAAAACTTGAGCGGGCTGCGTCAGCGAGTACAGGATCTCTTTCCGGAACGTCAGGTGAGTTTTAGCAGTTACAATATGTTTACTATTGCAGCACTGATCGGCAACAGCGATCTGCTCGGCCTGATGCCGACACGTTTGTTCAAGCTCTTCAGTGGTTGCTGGCCGCTGGTCGAAATCGATTTTCCGCCGATTAGCAACGAACAGCTCGATATTTCACTGTATTACAATAAATTGAGTTTGCGCGATCCGGTGCTGGAGAATGTCATCAATGTTATCCGACGGGCTTTTTAACGCCCGTTCTCCCCTGGTGAAAGCGCTAATGTTTGCTGGGCGTTTGGCACAAAACAACAACTATTTTACAAATTGCCCCGCTGTCAGGCTGCTTTCTACTCGCCGATAATGGTATACTGCGCGCACGTTAATTCAAAAATAGTTGATAAATACAACATTCCCTTGAATTGAAATACTTACTTCGTTATCCGCAACTGGAACACGCACGCTATGAGTAAACCCATTGTGATGGAACGCGGTGTTAAGTACCGCGATGCCGATAAAATGGCTCTTATCCCGGTTAAAAACGTGGCAACCGAGCGCGAAGCTCTGTTGAGAAAACCGGAATGGATGAAAATCAAACTCCCGGCAGACTCTTCCCGTATCCAGGGGATCAAAGCAGCCATGCGTAAAAATGGGCTGCACTCTGTGTGCGAAGAGGCATCCTGCCCGAACCTTGCTGAGTGTTTCAACCACGGAACGGCCA
The Kosakonia oryzae genome window above contains:
- the lipB gene encoding lipoyl(octanoyl) transferase LipB → MSQDTILIRNLGLQSYEPVSQKMHDFTDTRNDTTPDEIWLVEHYPVFTQGQAGKAEHVLAPGDIPVIQSDRGGQVTYHGPGQQVMYVLINLKRRKIGVRELVTLLENTVINTLATQGIKAQARADAPGVYVQGKKICSLGLRIRKGCSFHGLALNIDMDLAPFMRINPCGYAGMEMTQVSQLTENTGVDKIRPILVQQFLALLNNPPHQYMDA
- a CDS encoding YbeF family transcriptional regulator, coding for MDNNNQPEKRITVRPEDDKPQIFRTLRNIDLNLLTIFEAVYVHKGIVNAAKVLNLTPSAISQSIQKLRLIFPDPLFIRKGQGVTPTAYASHLHEYISQGLESILGALDLTGSYDKQRTITIGTPPSIGALVIPTIFQAIKESAPQLMMRNIPVNDAESQLSQFQTDLIIDTHIASSRTLNHHVLYSDRMMLVCRKGHPCLNESINEEVLQKYEHTLLMLEGQNLSGLRQRVQDLFPERQVSFSSYNMFTIAALIGNSDLLGLMPTRLFKLFSGCWPLVEIDFPPISNEQLDISLYYNKLSLRDPVLENVINVIRRAF
- the rlpA gene encoding endolytic peptidoglycan transglycosylase RlpA, which encodes MRKQWLGICIAAGLLAACSNDGGQQQTTVAPQPAVCTGPVVEISGAEPHYEAPNATANQDYERDGKSYKIVQDPSRFSQAGLAAIYDAEPGSNLTASGEAFDPMQLTAAHPTLPIPSYARITNLANGRMIVVRINDRGPYGNDRVISLSRAAADRLNTSNNTKVRIDPIIVAQDGSLSGPGTVCTKVAQQTYVLPARPDLGGGLGSVSSAPQPVQPQGNVQAISNDTLKSSDTTGAPVTSGGFLGAPTPLASGVLEGSETAQPAATATTTPVAQTATPVTQTVMPATRTSPVTAPGSVQGHVQSSVAASSATAAASSGYMVQVGAVSDQARAQQYQQRLAQQFSVPGRVTQNGAVWRVQLGPFSTKADASALQQRLQNEAQLQSFITGAQ
- the ybeD gene encoding DUF493 family protein YbeD, whose translation is MKTNLKELLEFPTPFTYKVMGLAKPELVDLVVEVVQRHAPGDYSPQVKPSSKGNYHSVSITITATHIEQVETLYEELGNIEIVRMVL
- the dacA gene encoding D-alanyl-D-alanine carboxypeptidase DacA; the protein is MKTTFSVRFVQRLALTTALTAASLTVAHADDLNIKTMIPGVPQIDAESYILIDYNSGKVLAEQNADARRDPASLTKMMTSYVIGQAMKAGKFKDSDLVTIGNDAWATGNPVFRGSSLMFLKPGMQVPVSQLIRGINLQSGNDACVAMADYVAGSQDAFVGLMNNYVNALGLKNSHFQTVHGLDADGQYSSARDMALIGQALIRDVPNEYAIYKEKEFTFNGIRQTNRNGLLWDNSLNVDGIKTGHTDKAGYNLVASATDGPMRLISAVMGGRTFKGRETESKKLLTWGFRFFETASPLKAGKEFASEPAWFGDSDRASLGVDKDVYLTIPRGRMKDLKASYVLNTSELHAPLQKNQVVGSINFQLDGKTIEQRPLVVLQEIPEGNFFGKIIDYIKLMFHHWFG
- the rlmH gene encoding 23S rRNA (pseudouridine(1915)-N(3))-methyltransferase RlmH, yielding MKLQLVAVGTKMPDWVQTGFTEYLRRFPKDMPFELIEIPAGKRGKNADIKRILDKEGEQMLAAAGKNRIVTLDIPGKPWDTPQLANELERWKQDGRDVSLLIGGPEGLSPACKAAAEQSWSLSALTLPHPLVRVLVAESLYRAWSITTNHPYHRE
- the mrdB gene encoding peptidoglycan glycosyltransferase MrdB (rod shape-determining protein RodA); this encodes MTDNPNKKSFWDKIHIDPTMLLIILALLFYSAIVIWSASGQDIGMTERKIGQIAMGLIIMVVLAQVPPRVYEGWAPYLYIFCIILLVAVDAFGAISKGAQRWLDLGVVRFQPSEIAKIAVPLMVARFINRDVCPPSLKNTAIALALIFLPTLLVAAQPDLGTSILVVLSGLFVLFLSGLSWRLIAIAAVLVAAFIPVLWFFLMHDYQRQRVMMLLDPETDPLGAGYHIIQSKIAIGSGGLSGKGWLHGTQSQLEFLPERHTDFIFAVLAEELGLIGILILLALYVLLIMRGLWIAARAQTTFGRVMAGGLMLILFVYVFVNIGMVSGILPVVGVPLPLISYGGSALIVLMAGFGIVMSIHTHRKMLSKNV
- the mrdA gene encoding peptidoglycan DD-transpeptidase MrdA; its protein translation is MKLQNSFRDYTAESALFVRRAVVAFTGILLLTGVLIANLYNLQIVRFADYQTRSNENRIKLVPIAPSRGIIYDRNGTPLALNRTIYQVEMMPEKVDNVQQTLDALRDVVDLTDDDIANFKKERSRSHRFTSIPVKTNLTEVQVARFAVNQYRFPGVEVKGYKRRYYPYGSALTHVIGYVSKINDKDVERLDKEGKLANYAATHDIGKLGIERYYEDVLHGQTGYEEVEVNNRGRVIRQLKEVPPQAGHDIYLTLDLKLQQYIETLLAGSRAAVVVTDPRNGSILALVSMPSYDPNLFVDGISSKDYSSLLNDPNTPLINRATQGVYPPASTVKPYVAVSALSAGAITRNTSLFDPGWWQLPGSDKRYRDWKKWGHGHLNVTKALEESADTFFYQVAYDMGIDRLSEWMGKFGYGHYTGVDLSEERSGNMPTREWKLKRFKKPWYQGDTIPVGIGQGYWTATPLQMNKAMMILINDGIVKVPHLLMSTVENGQQVPWKQPAEPPVGDIHSGYWEIAKDGMYGVANRPNGTGHKYFADAPYKVAAKSGTAQVFGLKANETYNAHRIAERLRDHKLMTAFAPYDNPQVAVAMILENGGAGPAVGTIMRQILDHIMLGDNNTDLPAENPSTAAAEDQ